One genomic window of Gossypium hirsutum isolate 1008001.06 chromosome D11, Gossypium_hirsutum_v2.1, whole genome shotgun sequence includes the following:
- the LOC107910857 gene encoding uncharacterized protein At4g02000-like, which yields MANVNHVDTELANLNINDEEEDPMVVLEENKADEELYDLCLVGRVITDSIVNFTSLRNTLADLWHPLRGVSIIELENKRILFRFYSEIDLKRVMDGMPWFFNRHLIIFHRLARDEDPNLIPLWNAAFWVQIHNLPKGVTSEGTSRQLGDFIGKFMEYNSAMVTRGGGKFMRIRVLLDIRKPLKRKKRISIEQNKFIYVIFQYERLSLFYFICGRLGHGESFCEVRLTLGNQQVEFG from the coding sequence ATGGCCAATGTTAATCACGTGGATACTGAGTTAGCCAACCTCAATATCAACGATGAAGAGGAAGATCCCATGGTGGTATTGGAGGAAAATAAGGCTGATGAAGAGTTATATGATCTATGTCTGGTGGGGAGAGTTATTACGGATAGCATTGTAAATTTCACATCTTTAAGAAACACGTTGGCTGATTTATGGCATCCATTAAGAGGAGTATCAATCATAGAATTAGAGAATAAAAGGATTTTATTTAGATTCTACAGTGAGATTGATTTAAAGCGTGTCATGGATGGGATGCCATGGTTTTTTAATAGACATCTCATTATTTTTCATAGGTTAGCAAGAGACGAAGATCCTAATTTGATCCCCCTATGGAATGCAGCTTTTTGGGTTCAGATCCACAACCTACCCAAAGGAGTAACATCAGAGGGAACATCGCGTCAGCTGGGTGACTTTATTGGCAAATTTATGGAGTATAATTCTGCAATGGTGACAAGAGGGGGAGGTAAATTCATGAGAATTAGGGTTCTACTTGATATTCGAAAACCACTGAAAAGGAAAAAACGAATCAGCATCGAGCagaataaatttatatatgttatatttcaGTATGAGAGACTGTCACTTTTTTACTTTATTTGTGGTCGACTTGGTCATGGAGAGAGTTTCTGTGAAGTAAGATTAACACTTGGGAACCAACAAGTGGAGTTTGGGTAG